CCACACCTTCCATGTTACATCCTCCTCCATCACAAGGGCACAAGACCATGGGTTCTTACAAGCACGTCCCTCTCCTGCAAGCACTGGGTCGCTACGCACCGACTTTGTGTTAGCGACCCCAGTTACACACCCATCCCCCTTCAtacctagtttaaagccctcTGAATGAATCTGCCCAACTCTCAGCCTAAGATCCTTTTTGAACGGTGGGAGAAGCCACTCCTATCAGTCTCTAGCCGGTCCAGTCTCCTGCAGACAGAGCCAAGGTCAAAGAACCCAAACCCCTGCCGAGCACACCAAGCTCGGAGCCAGGTATTAATCCACTGGCCCATTATATTAAGTCCCTCATTATTCCCTATAGCTGGAGGGATAGAGGAGAACACAACTTGCACTCCTGACCCCTTTACCTGTCTCCCCAAGGctctgaaatcctttttcagaGTCCTTAGGGAAGTTCTGTGTAAATTATCACTACCAacctgaaacaacaacagaggATAGTAATCAGTGGGCCGGACTAGGGAAGGAAGTTTCTTCTTTACATCCTTTACTGTCTGGGCCTCCTCAGTATTTCTGGCAGCAGCCTTGGCTAAGCAGACGACTTACCAGCACTGATACAGTAAGTCACGAGCTGCACGGACCCTGACCCCTCCTGTCCGTCTCTGGTGGGCAGCGACGCGTCGCTGTCCTCCCTGTGCCCGTTTAAATCTCCCGCCGTTGCCAGGCAACGCCCACGAGAGCTGCCGGGCCGCTCCTCTACCCGGGGGTTCCCTGCGTGAAGGAGCCGCCCGAGATCCCCCTTGAAGCACGCGGTCAGTCGCTGCTGATCGGTCCGGGACAGCTCCGAGTCAGGCGACTTCGGCGATCAAAAGTTATAAACCTAACTGTACAAGAGGCGTAGATTACTCTTCTACTGACCTGCACTATGGAGCCTGAGAACAACAGAATTAATATTCTAATTATGCAAACAAACTTCAGACAAGCAACACGTTCTTTTTGAGGTATCACGTTTATATAGGCAGTATTTCTATCATATGTACTTCAAGGTACAACCTTTAAagtaaatcttttaaaaatgagtgaacaataaataaatttccaaaaacattctttaaaaaaaaaacatgttcttTAATTTGTCATTAAGACaagaattgcatttttaaacacCTATGAGATGCTGTAAGCTAGACATTAAAAGACTACATTTAAGACACTTTATTGAATAATTAAGATGTTAGTAAGTGCTTAGCTACTATGTGACAGGTAAAACAAgacaaactgttttaaaatattcactttttttcaaagaggaaaaatatactGAATTAAGATATATACATGTAAAGTTACCTTGATAAGCAAAACTACATCAAATTAGACTTCCAAGATGTCAGTActtaagaagaaaggagaaaggaatgcaAGAAAGGACTTGCATGCCTTACAAATTTAGAGTctctttaaatttcttttgctttgggcACTTCCCGGAGGAGcatcttttttgttcttctgttttgctgttaaaCTATTACATTCTTTAGAGCCATGGAAAGCATGAAGACATAAAATACAGAACTCAAACGCGCAGGCCTCTCTGCTACATAGCCCCCATTTCTTTACCAACTGATACTTTGCAGGATATTGACATCTCGGACAGGGTTTTAAAGCTTCATCAGTGAACAGAGTTTTAGCAACCTGTaggaaaatgaaggagagaaaagttAGCTCTCATGAGTGTGAATTTTCTTAGAACTGAAAGTGACAAATTTCTTGGCTACCTACTTTTATGTATTCTTCCCTTCTACTGGTTGACTGAGGAACAGAATTGCATCTTCTGGGTGTAAGTTCAGTGTAAGACGGTGGTGTTTGCAGTACAGGAGTTCTGGCTTGAGCTTGAACTGGCCTTAGAGCAGATCTGTTGAGAACATTAAGTCTTGTGGCAGCATCTTCAGCTTTCAATAGGTATTCCTGTTAAAGTTGATAATTATAAGGGGAGGGTGAGAAGGAAGCAAAtcagagctttatttttgttacttaagTTTTTTCCCTTACAACAACACATTAGAAACAGAATATGTACAGTGCATGGATTTCCATTAAACGTTTGTTTAATGTAAAGAGGCAAGATAGGAACCACTAAAAACAAAGCCCCATGAATAGGGTAAACAATCCAACAGTCTTCAGAACTTCATTACCCTCTATTGGTCCTTGTGTTTCTGAAACACAATTCATCTCAATGGCAATTGCAAATCTACCAAACAAATTCTGTCTCAGATAAAGCAATATTACACTGAAGCACTGTGTGCACACATGTGTATTTAAGTTAATTACACATTTAATTTCTAAAAACCTCTTAAGAACCATCTGTTTCTCCCTCTGATAGGCACAAGTACACCACGAAGAAGCCTAGATACTATCAGTCCCGAAAAATAATTGGGAAGTAGTGCAGAATTCTAATGGACTGCAGACTAGAGTGAAATGAGAAATACCATGATATAGAGGTATCAGAAGGTATTTTAAATACCCCAAGCTAGAATCACTTGATGAAAATATGCTTAGGGTGTAGGGGGAAGGAAATCACACAGTTTAAACACAACTATTCAAACTAGGAccacatgaaaagaaataaaatcaaagtgaTGACATTCTCATGTTAGTGTGCTAGAATTGCTGCTATCATACAAttatagaattacccaggttggaaaagatcttgaagatcatcaggtccaaccacagcctaaccatagtaccctaactctaacaaccctctgctaagtcatatccctgagcaccacatccaaacagctcttaaacacatccagggatggcaaaaGTCTACTGCCCCCTCTGTCTCAAATACTTTAACActtggaaataaacaaacaactgaaaacattacCTTTGAGACAAAGCTTACCTCAGcttcttctttcagctgtttcatGTATGATTTTCTCCTCCTGTCTGCACTTTTATCTTGTACAATGATTTCACGCCAGTTTTTGCTTACTTTCCAAATGCTggaacaaacaaatgaaaaatcacCCACTCTCACAACTCTTCAGGGTGTGACAGAAAACAATATATGTACCTTGTTAAGATTTTCACATACTACTTTTGTAATTTTATAGACTACTGCTGTGTACTACAGAAGACCACTGTATTGTCATAAAACAAGCTTCATAATCCGCACCATTGCACAGAACACATAGAAGAATCTATTGAATAACTGCAGGATAAACAGCATAGCACATCTTTGACTTGCCAAGTTAAATAAGTTTCTTCCCATTTAAGCCACTTAATTTTGCTCCTCGGCTTATATTTTTGAGCATTAAGTACTCTGAAAATACCTATGCCCTTACACTCCTACCCATTCCTTTAGTACTAACACATGACattcttaatttctttgaatTAAATGATAACTTCTATTGATTTCAATCAAACCCAGAACattaagtaatattttttgAGCTCCTCTGTCTTTGTGCTAAGAAATAACCGAGGAAATTAAATACGCAAGAAAAATGATTGGGAAAATTGTAATAAGAATAATTGACCTTctaagttgaaagaaaaaaagtctgctttAAAACTTACAAGTAGTGTGATAGTTTTAAGTTAGTCTgtctccccttttatttttacttctaattCCTATATACAAGGTATTATTagaaatatacataaataacCGCTTGATTACTCATGACAATCCCCTTTTAGTTTTCCCTAAATTACACAAAAGAATATTGACAATTCCCATTATTCCAGAAATTACCCATatttatattcaaatattttcaaaatttcaTGGGATagggagagagaaagcagaacagctgtAATACCTACCTGCATAGACTTTCCACTGTCAAAGCATCTAAAACAATAGCAAGAACAtgttttaaatttctgtattttaattcagttaaaATATCTAATTTTTCAAGGCCCATTTTCTTGCCAATAAGTCCAGCGAGAACATGTTCTAATGCAACTATTTGTGTTCCATCTGTATTCTTTGATACTTGGTCTGATCTTCGTCTTTGCAAGCAAATTTCATGGACTACTTGCAGAGCTGGAGTTCTTGAAAGATCTCCATAATTTACAGCTGAGTCTTCACTCATCTGCTCCTTTAAAGCTAATCCGTGGTCTTCTGCAACaaagcttctttcttcctctaaTGTATGTGCTGAATTAGGACTGCCATGATGGTCTTCTGCCTCCGACTGCGAACCCTGTTCCCGAAGAGTTGACAACCTTCTCACTCGTTCaatttttcttgccttttttttgcTATCCAGAGTTTTGGAACCTTCTTTGCGTTTTCGAAAGCTCTCTTGAAAAGAACCTTCATGATCAGACAGTGAGTCTCCCGATTTGTCCAGTTGAAGTGAATTATAGCCGCTATCCTCAGGTGTTGAAATATCTGGGTAACTTGCCAGCTTGACAGAGGGATTGTTTCCATCGGACAGTTCAAAGTTAAAGTTCTCTACAAGACTATCAATAGAAGTCAGGATCTTGCTATCATTGGCCTCGGGTAACACACTGTAAGTAGGAGTCTGAAGCAACCCTTCACTAACACTCACAAGGACACTCTCACTGAATTCATTAGTGTTACCAGCAGTAACATCCTTACCCTCAATTGGagaaaagcattctgtttcCAGCAATGAGGGATCCTTGCATTTGGACTCATCTAGTGTAGAAGTCCTTTGTTGTGAAAAGGATAGTCGCCGTTTTGAGCAATCAGGACTAAAGCCCTCAGTTTCTGCAGTGCTATCTCTTAGGGTGTTACGACTTCCATCTTTCAAAGAGTCTGAAGCAGTTTGtgacagtttttcttcagagctcagaaaagaagagaatagttttttcctgttgctcCCTGAAGAACTAGCTTGTTTTTCACTACTTCCTTCAGCTGCACCGGCCTTAGATAAAAGCAGCCTCCTACGTAATGAGGAGCCTTTTCTACCCGTTTTCGGAGTCTCAAGAAAGTATGTACTCCTAtttgcttctcttctctctGATAAAGAGAtagaattcatttcattttcaatagaTGACACAGAACAGAGTTCGTCTCGATGAATATGGTCAGAATGCTCTTGTAGCAAAGATAAACTTGTTGCTCTCGGTGTTTCTCTATGTTCTACATCAGGATCTTTTAATGACTCACTGCATTTGCTGTCCAGAAATTCTGAAGTGAAGCGAGAGTCTTTAAAACTGGAGCATTTAAAACCACTGCTGGGAGACGTTAAcctatttcttttaataatattGAGCGCTACTGAATGACTATCTGACATCTTCTGCTTTGCACTTTAACTCTGTAAATGAAGACAGCAgtgttatttctgaaacaaacaacGGAAGTAATCACCAAAAGACACCCAGAATAGTAAAAATCTACTGTGTAAATCTACCAatacatgttaaaaaaatattttcactagTCTTATTAGGAACAGTGCTTATATGTGAGTACAAAGATAAACTATAGTCAAGGATGTTGTTAGATAAAATACAACTTAAAATCATACTTTTAGTTAGCTAACTAATCTGACAACCTTCATCcaaggaaaaatgctttaaataagcAGCACAGTAACAAGAATCACACTTATGctgaaatcacagagaaaaCTTCCCTTTCATTCCAACAGGATTGTGGaatttttttgctattattattattatttaatcagCTTTATGTTACTGGTTCTTGAAATCACTAAAAGCAGCCCTCAAGAACTAGCAGAAGGTCTGATAATAGAttaattaataagaaaatacctttttcattaaaaaagatttGCCCTCTGGGTACAAAAACAAACTATGTATGCTTACCTGCCTTAGtatttaaatgttgtttttaaaggtatgtgtttttgcacagctctgtggaTAAACTAAGTGTTCTGAAGATTTACACTTTGGATATTGTCTATTGATTGTCTATACATCCTCTCACAATGTATGTAGAAAGTTCAGGAAGAACTTTGCAAGTACAAAAGTGTTTAAGAACTACTATATATTCTCCCCCAtccaaaaataacaaatgctgATGCATACACTTAAGTAATAATTGTAAGAATACAGAATGACTGATTTTTGCCATCCAATAACGTGAAGTTTCTTCACCTTGCCCCAAATCACAATAGATTGCTGCTTTATACACACAAGATATAATAGTCATAAAGGAGACATTGCAGACAATGCTATTATAAGGGTTGTTtctcacaggaagaaaaaaaagtcaagagCCTCAAAGTTTGAAGTGGCTGATTTCAGTGGGGTGTTGTTGGCCTCAAGACCTGGTACCTTGGAACAAAAAACTGGAAttcatcactgaaaacaaaactggaattTTTATAGGTGGCTTAAATAACAAGCATGAAAATATCACTATTCATATCACTGACACAGTCAGGACCTAAGCCACCAAATACAGCTGAGGCAAACTCAAACTCTTagggaaagaagggggaaagaaatTATCCTGTGATGATCTAGGGTCAATTTTCAACCTATAATGAAGGCACTCTATAAGAGTTGCAATACAGAACAtaacttcatagaatcaccaaggttggaaaaaatctccaagatcatctagtccaatcatcaacctaccaccagtatttccacACTAAACCATGCTCCCCAGTACAACATCTgtacatttcttgaacacctccagggatggtgacccaaCCACTATCCCAGGTAGCCTTTTTCAGCACCtgatcactctttcagagaagaaatttttcctaatatctaacttgAACCTGcactggcacaacttgaggacatttcctctttcttgttgctagcaaaaagaaagaataagcCAACAACCACCTCACCAcatcctttcaggcagttgtagagaacAATGAGCTCTCCCTAgaacctcctcttcttcagactgagtaaccccagttccctcagccactccccataagacttggGCTGCAGACCCCTCACAGCCTTTTTGCCCCTCTCTGAGCACCCTCCAAGACCTCAGTGTCCTTCTTGTAGTAGGGGGCACAAAACTTGCGTGTAGTACTCGATgtatggcctcaccagtgctgagtacagagagaaaaacacctTCCTGGTCCTTCTGGCAGCTCTATTACTTACATAAGCCACTGGacttcttggctacctgggcgCACACcactggctcatgttcagccaagtgCAACTAACACCCCAAGGTCCATCTCCTCTACACAACTATCCAGACATATTGCTTTGTTGTCTACAGTGAGTAGACTGCAATGCCAGTCCAGAGGACCGTGAAACTTGAGAACAGTCTGTGAGACCCTGACATAAAGGTCTGTGGAACCAGACTCATGGCAGTACAAAACAAGATATGTTTAAATCAAAGAATGCAcctaaatgaaaagaatttttgcagaaaaattaGAATTAGAAGACAAATTTGGCCTggttattttccctttcccataTATCTCTACGAGtacattattttcatcttaCTCTAGTACCTCACCTTTGCACCTGCTTTTCCTCAttgctttttgctctttccttGGATACACTCATTTAGCAAAATGAGAATGGAGGAAATTTGAAATACCACAACACAAAGTATATATTACGTTTTTAAGCAGCATAaaattgcaggggaaaaaaaggtttttactGCTGTTGGGATGATCAGAACGGCAGAGTTAAAGCAGCGTTGAAACCTTAAGCAAAAGTGAAAACTACAATGTCAGTGAGCCAACGTCCAGCAGGAGGAGCCTCCGAGCTTCCTATATGGATTTTGCCTGTATACTAGTTATATTCATAAAAAATACTAGTTATATTCATAAAAGCTAcctcaaaaaacattttcagactcATTTACTGCTTTATAAGGCACTCTTATTTGATCTACCAGTTTTGATGTATAAAACCGAGAGTTTACTACTTCAGGATCTTGAAGTAATTGCTGGAAGTGTTAGGTTCCTTTTAGGCATCAGGAAACAGACAAGCGAGGAAGAACAGACTAGTCATATAGTAAGGACATATCAAGCTTGCTAgagaagaaggaacaaaagacATGCCTGTCCCTTCAATTTCTCTAATAGTTTTTTCCAATTCTGTAGTCTTCAAATTGGCCCACAAGTCAACAGCAAACTTTCTGGCAGTTTACAGAACAAAGAATTTCATGTTCATAGAGCCAAACTAAATAAGGGCAGCATTTGGACATTTGATTGAGAATAATATATGACACACCTAAGCTTAGAAAGCATTCTaaaatggaggaggaaagaatGCTGTTTACTGGAAAGCAATGTGAATGGCTTCTGTACCACAGATGAGTTCTAGAATGGAGCTACCCAAGCTTGATTCTAACTTACATTCCTTGGTAATGCACCCTGTACAAACCTGCCtctaacaaaatattttctacccTTATTTGTCACTGTCCATCCTGTTAACCGAACAGATAAAGGTGAAGCTTTGGTAATACAGATCTACTTTATCAGATGTTTCATTAGAAATCATACTTGCAATAAAACTGACTTTATCTGAAGTCTCTAGTCTTAGAGCTCCCAGATCTAATGCCATCGATACCTTAGTTCAATCCTTTTTGTCAAATGGGGTTAACTTACCCTATTTGTGAGGCAATTGAAGATCCTCCACAGCAAATATACTGAATTCAAAGCACTATTTAATCCCTTACCGACAGCCTAAAGTGAGACAGGGCACGAGTAGAAAAGAGAGGTACAAAAGAAACGTTAATAAGAAGTGGGACGACAGCTGAGAAAGCTTCCCCTCTGTCTATACATGCTTTCACTGCCACATCCACCTACCAGCAATGAGGATAACTGATGCTACCTAGGGAGCAGTGTCGGGGTGAGGGGGCTCTCTCAGTCACCTGGACTGCTGGACACGAACACACAGCTTCACCTCCTTATCTAGCACACTGCTGGGCTGAAGAAACCGACCATAGAGGCCCCCACCACCGAGAACAGCCTGAGGAGGTCGGCGGGGCTGCCAAAGGAGATGAAAGGCGAGGCTGCCCTCCCTCCCGGCCAGCTGGCTGGGAAAGGCGGGGATCCTGCCGCCTCCACAGCTCGCCGCCCAGCTTCAGGGCCCGTTGCCCTTAGTGAGAAGCCGCTTCGCTTCTCTCCACCCACACCGGCTTCTCACGTGCGGCTGCAGCCGCTTTCCCTCGCTTGGGTTTGAACTGCCCGCCTTTACCAACCGCTCCGTTCTGCCACCCCAGTAGCGCAGCCCTAAGGCGAGAGCAGGGCGGGGGACGGCCTGAGGAGCGCTGCCTCCAAGGATGCGGACGGCACCATCTGGGCTCCGTGCTCTCATCGTACTTTATACTCCAGCTCGGCGGCTCCCGCCGCTCCCAGCCCTCCATAAAGCGCCCCGGTGCGGCCCCTCTGCCCGTCCCGTTCTGTCTCTCTCAGGAGCCGGGCTGAGGCGTTCCCGCTGCTCACAGCTTCTCAGAGTCGGGCGGGAGGCACCTTCAGCGGGTAGCCCGAGCCCTCACAGGTGGAACGTTGTCTGCACCAAGAGCTTAAAATCTGAGATGTAAGGGTGCtgattaattcattttaattagctTATTTGTACCCGACAGCTCAGGAGCTAGATAATCATacagaacttctgttttttctttcatggtttACGCTTACGGCTCCACCAGAAACACTGTGAGataaaacatgctttaaatcGTTGGGAGTAACTCCGAATGTAACGCCTCCACCCAGGGCAGAAAGATGGAGGTTCTCCGTGGTAACTAAGGCTGAGCAGGGCGGGCTCCATCCCCCCCAGAGCGGGGAAACGGGGCGTCTCGGTGTACGGGTAGTGCGACCGGAGGGTAACTGTAACGGGTAAAAACATTAGGGTTTTTGCGCTGGTTCCTCGTTCCATTTTAGAATGCGAATTAAAGAGTTTAGAAATGGAATCCAGGGTTTCCCAAAGTGCTTTCTGTAGCAGTTTCACGCCAGTCGGAAGAATTTCTCTTCAGGACCGGCGTTTATCAGCCCGTCGGAACGGGGCTATACCCCGAGGGAGGCGGCGTGAGGCACAGAAGTAATGGACGTTTAAAAAGACTCCATCCCACCGGGGAGCAGTTAAATGATGGATATAATCAAGATAATGAATGATTTTCTCGGGACAATcga
The window above is part of the Coturnix japonica isolate 7356 chromosome 2, Coturnix japonica 2.1, whole genome shotgun sequence genome. Proteins encoded here:
- the FBXO43 gene encoding F-box only protein 43, which encodes MSDSHSVALNIIKRNRLTSPSSGFKCSSFKDSRFTSEFLDSKCSESLKDPDVEHRETPRATSLSLLQEHSDHIHRDELCSVSSIENEMNSISLSERREANRSTYFLETPKTGRKGSSLRRRLLLSKAGAAEGSSEKQASSSGSNRKKLFSSFLSSEEKLSQTASDSLKDGSRNTLRDSTAETEGFSPDCSKRRLSFSQQRTSTLDESKCKDPSLLETECFSPIEGKDVTAGNTNEFSESVLVSVSEGLLQTPTYSVLPEANDSKILTSIDSLVENFNFELSDGNNPSVKLASYPDISTPEDSGYNSLQLDKSGDSLSDHEGSFQESFRKRKEGSKTLDSKKKARKIERVRRLSTLREQGSQSEAEDHHGSPNSAHTLEEERSFVAEDHGLALKEQMSEDSAVNYGDLSRTPALQVVHEICLQRRRSDQVSKNTDGTQIVALEHVLAGLIGKKMGLEKLDILTELKYRNLKHVLAIVLDALTVESLCSIWKVSKNWREIIVQDKSADRRRKSYMKQLKEEAEEYLLKAEDAATRLNVLNRSALRPVQAQARTPVLQTPPSYTELTPRRCNSVPQSTSRREEYIKVAKTLFTDEALKPCPRCQYPAKYQLVKKWGLCSREACAFEFCILCLHAFHGSKECNSLTAKQKNKKDAPPGSAQSKRNLKRL